Within the Flavobacterium sp. N502536 genome, the region TCTACCAGTTCTTCTGTTTTTAATCGGTTCATTAATGGGTATAGTGTTCCCTCTGCGATTTCTATTTCGGTATGTTTTCTTATTTGTTCGATAAGTTCATAACCATAGTACTCTTGATTTTTGAGTACATTAAGGATAATGAAAGTTAAAGTGCCTTTCTTTACCTGAGATTTCCAGTTTGTTACAAATGTTTCGTTCATTTGGCTAATGTATAACAAAATACATAGTATAACAAAGTATATAGCTAAGTTTTTTATTTTAAATATTTAATATATTGATTATTAAGTATTTAGGTATGTTGTTTTATTTTTGCAGATTCTTGCGATTGTGTTTTCGCTTGTAGTGTGTTTGTTTGAGATTCTGCTTTTCTTTTGAAATAATGCTTATAGTGCCGTCAATTTCCAGCATAGCAAGCTTAATATCGGTCAAATGTTCGAGGCCGTGCTCACGTGCCGCTTCTTTTAATTCTTCGTGTGAAATGTCTAGTCTGCTTAAAGCTTTAAAGTCCAGTTCGCCGTCATGAATCAGGATTTCGGGCTTGTCCAGTAGTAAATTGCTGAGACCTTTGTATTTGTGAGTCAGTTTCTTGATGATGTAATTGATGATGAACAATGCCAAAGCAGCAACCAAACCTCCCCAAAGACTGGTATCCGGACCAACCATTGCATTTTGAACGGAGTTGCTAATCAGTAAAATCAGAATAATATCGGCAGTGTTTAGCTGTGAAAGTTCTTTTTTGCCGAAAATTCTCAAGGCAATGGTCATGAAAAAATAAACGGAAAGACTTCTTAAAATAATATCTAAATAGGGGGATAGCATCATTTCTTTTAGTGTTTGGATTAAAAAAAAACTTTGTCAAAGCAAGACTTCAACAAAGTTCCTAAATTAATGTTTAGACATGAGGTCTAAATGAATATTTTTACTGAAAAAGAAGCGATTATAATTTAAAGTTCTTCTCGATGGCTTTAATCATTTCACCTGCAACATCTTTGTTGGTAGCGCCTTCAATTCCTTCAAGACCCGGAGAAGAGTTTACTTCAAGCAGCAAAGGTCCTTTTGACGAGCGGATAATGTCAACACCGGCTACTTTTAAATCCATAGCTTTTGCGGCTTTTATGGCGATTTTTTTCTCCTCGGCAGTCACTTTTATAACAGATGCTGTTCCACCTAAGTGAATATTGGCCCTGAATTCACCCGGCATCGCTTCACGTTGTATTGCAGCTACCACTTTACCGTCGATCACAAAACAGCGAATGTCTTTTCCGTTGGCTTCCTTAATAAATTCCTGAACAAGGATGTTAGCATTTAAGCTTTTAAAAGCATTGATTACACTCTCTGCGGCTTTTTTGGTTTCTGCTAAAACAACACCTTTTCCCTGAGTTCCTTCCAATAACTTCACGATCAAAGGCGAACCTCCAACCATTTTAATTAAATTGTCGGTATCCAGTGGTGAATTGGCAAACCCTGTAGTAGGAATGTCGATTCCGCTGTTTAAAAGCAGTTGTAACGAATAGAGTTTGTCACGCGATTGAGTGATGGCTGTTGCTGAATTTAGTACAAAAACCTTCAATGCTTCAAACTGACGCGTTAAAGCACAACCGTAAAAAGTAATGCTTGGTCGGATTCTAGGAATAATAGCATCAAACTGGTTTAGTATTTTTCCGCCGCGATAGTGAATCTCGGGAGTTTTGGCATCCAGTTTCATATAACATTCTTTGATGTTTAAAAAATGCATTTCATGTCCGCGCATTTCACCCGCTTCCATGATTCTTTTATTGCTGTACAATTCGGGATTACTGGCCAAAAGCCCAATTCTTAATCCTGAGCTTGCTTTTTCAGAGTTTTGGTACAATTCTTTTAAGGCTTCAGGGCTCGGCTGTCCTAAAAGGTATTTTTCTTCGGGATCAACCAATACACGTCCGCTCATGGCTTCACGGCCTAAAAGCATTCGGAAACCCATAGAATCCCTGTTGGTCAGGGTCATTTCGATAGGCCATTTGATGTCGCCAATTTTTAAATGGGTCTGAATCACGTAGCGGTGTTCTCTGAAACCACTTGAGCTTTTTACAATTCTTTTGTCAACCAGCGGCGCTTCACAATGAATGATGGTTTTAATATTATTCTGAATAGGATTAATATCGAATTTCACCCAATTGGCATCATTTTTTATAAAAGGAGCTATGTTTATAGCGTGCATTGCCGAAGTTTTGGCACCAGAATCCACACGAGCCTTGATTGTCGGGATTCCTAGTTCTGGAAATGAGCACCATTCTTCGCTACCTAAAATGACTTTGTTTTGAAGCATACGTTGTTTTTTATTATAGAATTTAATAGCCAAAAATAGCTATTTGCTTTTATTAAAGATAGCAAATTTTCCAAAAAAAATGCCCGTTATGTTATGAAAACGTAACGGGCATGTTATTCTTGTTATAAATTAAAACTAATTTATTGATTAGTCGGCTCTTCGGCTTTGTGGATTTCTACAGATAGTTCCTGAGAATCATCTTTCAGATCCATTAAGATTTCATCACCTGAATGTATTTTTGAAGTGATGATTTCTTCTGCTAACAAATCTTCGACATATTTCTGAATCGCTCTTTTTAGAGGTCTTGCACCAAATTGTCTGTCAAATCCTTTTTCGGCAATAA harbors:
- a CDS encoding PadR family transcriptional regulator, translated to MNETFVTNWKSQVKKGTLTFIILNVLKNQEYYGYELIEQIRKHTEIEIAEGTLYPLMNRLKTEELVDSKWVEQETGIPRKYYSLTEAGIATLSQMNIYWENLEKSIKKIIQ
- a CDS encoding DUF421 domain-containing protein, with the protein product MLSPYLDIILRSLSVYFFMTIALRIFGKKELSQLNTADIILILLISNSVQNAMVGPDTSLWGGLVAALALFIINYIIKKLTHKYKGLSNLLLDKPEILIHDGELDFKALSRLDISHEELKEAAREHGLEHLTDIKLAMLEIDGTISIISKEKQNLKQTHYKRKHNRKNLQK
- the rimK gene encoding 30S ribosomal protein S6--L-glutamate ligase; amino-acid sequence: MLQNKVILGSEEWCSFPELGIPTIKARVDSGAKTSAMHAINIAPFIKNDANWVKFDINPIQNNIKTIIHCEAPLVDKRIVKSSSGFREHRYVIQTHLKIGDIKWPIEMTLTNRDSMGFRMLLGREAMSGRVLVDPEEKYLLGQPSPEALKELYQNSEKASSGLRIGLLASNPELYSNKRIMEAGEMRGHEMHFLNIKECYMKLDAKTPEIHYRGGKILNQFDAIIPRIRPSITFYGCALTRQFEALKVFVLNSATAITQSRDKLYSLQLLLNSGIDIPTTGFANSPLDTDNLIKMVGGSPLIVKLLEGTQGKGVVLAETKKAAESVINAFKSLNANILVQEFIKEANGKDIRCFVIDGKVVAAIQREAMPGEFRANIHLGGTASVIKVTAEEKKIAIKAAKAMDLKVAGVDIIRSSKGPLLLEVNSSPGLEGIEGATNKDVAGEMIKAIEKNFKL